The Macrobrachium nipponense isolate FS-2020 chromosome 1, ASM1510439v2, whole genome shotgun sequence genome includes a window with the following:
- the LOC135219689 gene encoding transcription factor Sp6-like, whose amino-acid sequence MVPQEGDRDGGKQKKMYICHIPGCNKQYRRTSHLRAHLRWHSGDRSYVCSWLSCNKSFTRSDELSRHERTHSREKKFHCPVCQRGFHRTDHLSKHVKTHSKQNRLSHPNAPHSSDSCNSSDADEILLITSDQSGDPLYISTDDVF is encoded by the exons atggTACCACAAGAAGGGGACAGAGATGGAGGAAAGcagaaaaaaatgtacatttgCCACATTCCTGGTTGCAACAAGCAGTATAGAAGGACGTCACATTTGAGGGCGCATCTAAGATGGCACTCAGGAGACCGGTCTTATGTTTGCTCTTGGCTGTCTTGCAACAAGAGCTTTACTAGAAGTGATGAGCTGAGT CGTCATGAGCGGACTCATTCAAGAGAGAAGAAGTTCCACTGTCCAGTCTGTCAAAGGGGTTTTCATCGAACTGATCATCTTTCAAAACATGTCAAGACTCACAGCAAACAAAATAGACTG AGTCATCCCAATGCCCCACATTCATCAGACAGCTGTAACTCTTCAGATGCAGACGAGATACTCCTCATCACCTCGGACCAAAGTGGTGACCCCCTCTACATCTCAACAGATGATGTCTTCTGA